Proteins co-encoded in one Bacillus sp. FSL H8-0547 genomic window:
- a CDS encoding LacI family DNA-binding transcriptional regulator: MSTIEDVARLAGLSRTTVSRVINNHPYVSDSKKKVVLEAMDELGYVPNSSARSLRNQKTEIIAVFIPRVLNPFFSQFIESLEMASSARNYQLIVCQTQYSKTKELTYLNLLKTKQVDGVILASLENDWSKIEPFTDYGPIVLCNEFEEDASVPMIRLDQTFGGYIATKHLIEQGHTHIGYCCGGHRSNVAKERERGFRQALKEAGLTFDENAAFRNAFNIEDGKRVFHELAALENRPSALFTGADEVAAGVISEAKKNGWSIPSDLAVVGFDNQAITELLDPMITTVQQPVCEMAQKAMDIMIEKINRKSYAAREIYQFPLKLIIRDSTAGKKLANV, encoded by the coding sequence GTGTCAACAATCGAGGATGTTGCCAGACTTGCAGGACTGTCAAGGACCACTGTTTCCCGGGTCATCAACAATCATCCGTACGTTTCCGATTCGAAGAAAAAAGTTGTCTTAGAAGCAATGGATGAGCTTGGATATGTTCCAAATTCATCTGCAAGAAGTCTTCGAAATCAAAAAACTGAAATTATTGCTGTTTTTATACCGCGGGTTCTAAATCCTTTTTTCAGCCAGTTTATCGAATCACTTGAAATGGCGTCGTCAGCCAGGAATTATCAGCTGATTGTGTGCCAGACTCAATATTCCAAAACAAAAGAGCTCACCTATTTAAACCTTCTTAAAACAAAGCAGGTGGATGGTGTGATACTTGCATCCCTGGAGAACGACTGGAGCAAAATCGAGCCATTCACAGATTACGGTCCGATTGTTCTTTGCAATGAGTTTGAAGAGGATGCGTCTGTGCCGATGATCAGGCTTGATCAGACGTTTGGAGGATACATAGCAACCAAGCATCTGATTGAACAGGGGCATACCCATATCGGCTATTGCTGCGGCGGGCACAGAAGCAACGTTGCCAAAGAGCGGGAAAGAGGCTTCAGGCAGGCACTGAAGGAAGCTGGATTAACGTTTGATGAAAACGCCGCATTCCGGAATGCATTTAATATTGAAGACGGAAAACGTGTTTTTCATGAGCTGGCTGCTTTGGAGAATCGGCCGTCCGCTCTTTTTACCGGAGCAGATGAAGTGGCTGCAGGAGTCATCTCTGAAGCGAAAAAAAACGGCTGGAGCATTCCTTCTGACCTTGCAGTTGTGGGCTTTGATAATCAGGCCATCACAGAACTGCTCGACCCCATGATTACAACCGTACAGCAGCCTGTCTGCGAAATGGCCCAAAAAGCCATGGACATCATGATTGAAAAAATAAACAGAAAATCTTATGCTGCCCGTGAAATCTATCAGTTTCCGCTAAAACTGATTATAAGAGATTCAACGGCCGGCAAAAAGCTCGCAAACGTTTAA
- a CDS encoding YhgE/Pip domain-containing protein, which produces MSLMAKEWKALVSNKKVLIPVLAVLFIPLMYAGMFLWAFWDPYEQLDQLPVAVVNEDTGADYDGTELQIGSELVDNLKANPKFKWKFVSKDEAVRGLENEQYYMMIEIPENFSENATTLMDEDPQSLELKYVPNEGFNFLSGQIGGTAVAQIKEEVSNTITKTYAESIFENIDKLADGLGDASDGAGKIDEGVVDLKGGSAELKEKLELLAGKSITFKDGLNDASAGAKKLADGAQELDSGLGQLQDGSGKLYSGSVSAEKGAAQLNEGLGTSLSGMKELQSNVPKLTAGAEGISAGAGELSGGVNRLSDGSTALAAGAGELSTGLDKLSAGNQAAYKGAGELSAGLTQLNDQLAVMLPQIEKLPLPEAEKQKLIEAAKGVSQLSEGSKQLESSLGQLSAGAADAQKGASTLAGKSAELSAGAGELQEGASKLSKGSSELAAGQKKAEEGINQLVAGQEKLYAGSGELLNGQKQLTEGQKTFNQEFAKAKAGSAELAAGNNELGSGISKLAEGSSALQDGTNKLADGAGKVDDGVGKLSEGTGELSSKLGDAAEETKDAGGSDETYDMISEPVKVKDEKINAVPNYGTGFAPYFLSLGLFVGALLLSIVFPLRQAAGTPKSAIGWFMSKFGVLAAVGVIQALLSDAVLLYGLDIEVQSVPLFILFSIITSIAFLTLVQFFVTSLGDPGRFVAIIILILQLTTSAGTFPLELIPEPLQIFNAWLPMTYTVSGFKAVISSGDYSFMWQQAGILGIFIAAMIAGTIAYFFVAMRKNKNSLTEEAAA; this is translated from the coding sequence ATGAGTTTAATGGCTAAAGAGTGGAAAGCGTTAGTTTCCAATAAAAAAGTGCTGATTCCGGTCCTTGCTGTTTTATTCATCCCGCTCATGTATGCAGGGATGTTCCTTTGGGCGTTCTGGGATCCGTATGAGCAGCTTGATCAGCTTCCTGTTGCCGTAGTCAACGAAGATACTGGAGCAGATTATGATGGAACAGAGCTTCAGATTGGATCTGAGCTTGTTGATAATTTGAAAGCAAATCCAAAGTTCAAATGGAAATTTGTTTCAAAGGATGAGGCTGTGAGAGGCCTTGAAAACGAGCAGTACTATATGATGATTGAAATACCCGAGAATTTTTCGGAAAATGCGACAACACTGATGGATGAGGATCCTCAGTCACTTGAACTGAAATATGTTCCGAATGAAGGCTTTAACTTTTTGTCAGGGCAAATTGGCGGAACAGCAGTTGCTCAAATTAAAGAAGAAGTCTCAAATACGATTACGAAAACCTATGCAGAAAGCATCTTTGAAAACATTGACAAGCTTGCAGACGGACTTGGCGATGCAAGTGATGGAGCAGGCAAGATCGATGAGGGTGTCGTCGATCTGAAAGGCGGTTCAGCTGAACTGAAAGAAAAGCTTGAGCTGCTTGCAGGAAAATCGATCACGTTTAAGGACGGATTGAATGACGCTTCTGCCGGAGCAAAGAAACTGGCAGACGGAGCCCAAGAGCTTGACAGCGGTCTGGGACAGCTTCAGGATGGCAGCGGAAAGCTTTACAGCGGATCAGTGAGCGCTGAAAAAGGAGCTGCCCAGCTGAACGAAGGTCTTGGAACGTCTCTATCCGGAATGAAAGAGCTGCAAAGCAATGTTCCAAAACTTACTGCCGGAGCTGAGGGAATCAGTGCCGGAGCAGGTGAATTATCCGGAGGAGTTAACCGCCTTTCTGACGGAAGCACGGCATTAGCTGCCGGAGCAGGTGAATTATCTACAGGTCTCGATAAGCTTTCTGCCGGTAATCAGGCTGCCTATAAAGGAGCCGGAGAACTCTCTGCAGGCCTGACTCAGTTAAATGACCAGCTGGCAGTCATGCTGCCGCAAATCGAGAAGCTTCCTCTTCCGGAAGCTGAGAAACAAAAACTGATTGAAGCGGCAAAAGGCGTCAGCCAGCTTTCTGAAGGAAGCAAACAGCTGGAGTCAAGTCTCGGACAGCTTTCTGCGGGAGCTGCCGATGCACAAAAGGGAGCATCTACTCTTGCTGGTAAAAGTGCAGAACTTTCAGCAGGAGCCGGAGAGCTTCAGGAAGGTGCTTCCAAGCTTTCAAAAGGTTCTTCTGAACTTGCAGCAGGCCAAAAGAAAGCAGAAGAAGGCATCAATCAGCTTGTGGCCGGACAGGAAAAACTGTATGCAGGCTCAGGTGAACTGCTGAATGGGCAAAAACAATTAACCGAAGGACAAAAGACGTTTAATCAGGAATTCGCGAAAGCAAAAGCCGGCTCAGCTGAACTTGCTGCCGGAAATAATGAACTCGGTTCCGGAATTTCAAAGCTTGCTGAAGGGTCAAGTGCGCTTCAGGACGGCACAAACAAGCTTGCTGACGGTGCCGGAAAAGTGGACGACGGCGTCGGCAAACTCTCTGAAGGGACAGGCGAGCTGTCATCTAAACTTGGTGACGCAGCAGAGGAAACAAAAGATGCCGGAGGCTCTGACGAAACCTATGACATGATTTCAGAGCCGGTAAAAGTAAAAGATGAAAAAATCAACGCCGTTCCAAACTACGGAACCGGTTTTGCACCATACTTCCTGTCACTCGGACTATTCGTTGGAGCCCTGCTGCTTTCCATCGTATTCCCGTTAAGACAGGCAGCCGGAACGCCTAAGAGCGCAATTGGGTGGTTCATGAGCAAGTTTGGTGTACTGGCTGCAGTCGGAGTCATCCAGGCTTTGCTGTCTGATGCCGTTTTACTCTATGGACTTGATATCGAAGTACAAAGTGTTCCATTGTTTATTTTATTCAGCATCATCACAAGCATAGCATTCCTTACACTGGTACAATTCTTTGTGACATCACTAGGAGATCCGGGAAGATTTGTGGCTATTATTATCCTGATTCTCCAGCTTACTACAAGCGCCGGAACATTCCCTCTGGAATTGATTCCAGAGCCATTGCAGATCTTTAATGCATGGCTGCCGATGACCTATACAGTCTCAGGTTTCAAAGCGGTCATCTCATCAGGTGATTACAGCTTCATGTGGCAGCAGGCAGGTATCCTCGGCATCTTCATCGCAGCGATGATTGCAGGAACCATTGCCTACTTCTTCGTGGCCATGAGAAAAAACAAGAACAGCCTCACTGAGGAAGCTGCAGCATAA
- a CDS encoding TetR/AcrR family transcriptional regulator, translating into MSVDRKQLILEAATRSFTHYGYKATTMDSVAKLANVGKGTIYTFFKNKEELFDEIVSSLLTEMRVAAEEAMDEDLPFFENVHRALYNLLEFRKKHQFTIKIFQESTDVGTPAVQEVVQRLEKMILQFIAAKIEAAVNKGELRECNPEVTAFVMLKLYISLIFDWEKHHEPLEKEEIAHLFELYLLKGLST; encoded by the coding sequence TTGAGCGTGGACCGCAAACAGCTTATTTTAGAAGCAGCAACAAGATCATTTACCCACTATGGCTACAAAGCAACGACAATGGATTCTGTTGCAAAGCTTGCAAATGTGGGAAAAGGAACGATCTATACCTTCTTTAAAAACAAGGAAGAGCTGTTTGATGAGATTGTCTCATCTTTGCTGACGGAAATGCGGGTTGCTGCTGAAGAGGCAATGGATGAAGATCTTCCATTCTTTGAAAATGTTCATCGTGCCCTGTACAATCTGCTTGAATTTCGAAAAAAGCATCAATTCACGATTAAAATTTTTCAGGAAAGCACAGATGTCGGCACACCTGCCGTTCAGGAAGTTGTTCAGAGGCTTGAAAAGATGATCCTGCAGTTTATCGCTGCCAAAATAGAAGCAGCTGTAAATAAAGGAGAACTTCGAGAGTGCAACCCTGAAGTAACAGCATTCGTGATGCTGAAACTGTATATCTCTCTCATTTTTGACTGGGAAAAGCACCATGAACCGCTTGAGAAAGAAGAAATTGCGCATTTATTTGAATTATACTTACTCAAAGGATTATCAACATAG